One window from the genome of Streptomyces sp. NBC_00708 encodes:
- a CDS encoding DUF3662 and FHA domain-containing protein, with product MGVMKRFEQRLEGLVNGTFAKVFKSEVQPVEIAGALQRECDNNATIWNRERTVVPNDFIVELSAPDYERLSPYSGQLGDELSGLVRDYAKQQRYTFMGPIKVHLEKAEDLDTGLYRVRSRTLASSSSQGQGPGQSQGGQPHQGYPGQSGRPAPQAPGGYGYPPSAAPPMPAAPPPGAGRHGGSDRRPPATPSSLPNAQVRRWIEINGTRHQISRPTLVMGRSTEADVRIDDPGVSRRHCEIRTGTPSTIQDLGSTNGIVVDGQHTTRATLRDGSRIVVGSTTIVYRQAEG from the coding sequence ATGGGAGTGATGAAGCGTTTCGAGCAGCGTCTCGAAGGTCTGGTCAACGGCACTTTCGCCAAGGTCTTCAAGTCCGAGGTCCAGCCGGTAGAGATCGCGGGTGCCCTCCAGCGGGAGTGCGACAACAACGCCACCATCTGGAACCGCGAGCGCACCGTCGTCCCCAATGACTTCATCGTCGAGCTCAGCGCCCCCGACTACGAGCGCCTGAGCCCGTACTCCGGCCAGCTGGGCGACGAGCTCTCCGGCCTCGTCCGGGACTACGCCAAGCAGCAGCGGTACACCTTCATGGGCCCGATCAAGGTGCACCTGGAGAAGGCCGAGGACCTGGACACCGGTCTCTACCGGGTCCGCAGCCGCACCCTGGCATCGAGTTCGTCACAGGGGCAGGGACCGGGCCAGAGCCAGGGCGGCCAGCCCCACCAGGGATACCCGGGCCAGTCCGGACGTCCCGCCCCGCAGGCTCCCGGCGGCTACGGCTACCCGCCGTCCGCCGCCCCGCCCATGCCCGCGGCCCCGCCGCCGGGCGCCGGGCGTCACGGCGGATCCGACCGGCGCCCGCCGGCCACCCCCAGCTCCCTGCCGAATGCGCAGGTGCGACGCTGGATCGAGATCAACGGCACCCGCCATCAGATCTCCCGGCCGACGCTGGTCATGGGCCGCAGCACCGAAGCGGACGTGCGGATCGACGACCCCGGCGTCTCCCGCCGGCACTGTGAGATCAGGACCGGAACGCCCTCGACGATCCAGGATCTCGGGTCTACCAACGGCATCGTGGTAGACGGGCAGCACACCACCCGCGCTACGCTCCGCGACGGCTCGCGGATCGTCGTGGGCAGCACCACCATCGTTTACCGGCAAGCCGAAGGGTGA
- a CDS encoding FHA domain-containing protein: MSELTLTVMRLGFLAVLWLFVIVAVQVIRSDLFGTRVTQRGSRRTAPDARPQQARQNAAPPQQRQQPGRQRRGAPTKLVVSEGTLTGTTVALQGQTITLGRAHDSTIVLDDDYASSRHARIYPDRDGQWIVEDLGSTNGTYLDRTRLTTPTPVPLGAPIRIGKTVIELRK, encoded by the coding sequence ATGTCAGAGCTGACCCTGACGGTCATGCGGCTAGGTTTCCTGGCTGTTCTGTGGCTGTTCGTGATCGTGGCCGTCCAGGTCATTCGCAGCGATCTGTTCGGAACGCGCGTCACGCAGCGCGGCTCACGCCGCACCGCGCCCGACGCACGTCCGCAACAGGCGCGCCAGAACGCGGCTCCGCCGCAGCAGCGCCAGCAGCCCGGCCGCCAGCGCCGGGGGGCACCGACCAAGCTGGTCGTCTCCGAGGGCACGCTCACCGGCACCACGGTGGCGCTCCAGGGGCAGACCATCACGCTGGGCCGGGCCCATGATTCAACGATCGTGCTGGACGACGACTACGCGTCCAGCAGGCATGCCAGGATCTACCCCGACCGTGACGGCCAGTGGATCGTCGAGGATCTCGGGTCCACCAACGGCACGTATCTGGACCGGACCCGTCTCACCACCCCGACGCCTGTTCCGCTGGGCGCGCCGATCCGGATCGGCAAGACCGTCATCGAGCTGCGGAAGTAG
- a CDS encoding Stp1/IreP family PP2C-type Ser/Thr phosphatase, whose translation MSLSLRFAAGSHKGMIREGNEDSGYAGPRLLAIADGMGGQAAGEVASSEVISTLVQLDDDVPGSDILTSLGTAVQRANDQLRMMVEEDPQLEGMGTTLTALLWTGQRLGLVHVGDSRAYLLRDGVLTQITQDHTWVQRLVDEGRITEEEATTHPQRSLLMRALGSGDHVEPDLSIREVRAGDRYLICSDGLSGVVSHQTMEETLASYQGPQETIQDLIQLALRGGGPDNITCIVADVFDVDSNDTLAGQLNDTPVVVGAVAENQAAQLNDGGAMQTPAGRAAGLGRPVPPPSGSFGPPGSGDDSDYGDLPEGSFGSYSDDDFVKRGGRKWLKRSLYTVLALAVVGGGLYGGYRWTQTQFYVGAKNDNVALYRGISQDLGWLSLSKIETDHPEIELKYLPAYQRKKVEATIAEGSLADAREKITELSTQASACKKDEQRRAAEKAHGDEGQAQGTDGDATKASKSDKKSGGDTKSEQTSTTPTPGPSLSEEEKKLVPQCGKK comes from the coding sequence ATGAGTCTGTCCCTGCGCTTCGCCGCCGGGTCGCACAAGGGCATGATCCGGGAAGGCAACGAGGACTCCGGCTACGCCGGACCCCGTCTTCTCGCGATCGCCGACGGCATGGGCGGCCAGGCCGCCGGTGAGGTCGCCAGCTCCGAGGTGATCTCCACGCTCGTCCAGCTCGACGACGACGTCCCGGGCTCCGACATCCTCACCTCGCTCGGTACGGCGGTCCAGCGGGCCAACGACCAGCTGCGGATGATGGTCGAGGAGGACCCGCAGCTGGAGGGCATGGGCACCACGCTCACCGCCCTGCTCTGGACGGGCCAGCGCCTCGGCCTGGTCCACGTCGGCGACTCGCGCGCGTACCTGCTGCGCGACGGCGTGCTCACTCAGATCACCCAGGACCACACCTGGGTCCAGCGGCTGGTCGACGAGGGCCGGATCACCGAGGAAGAGGCCACCACCCACCCGCAGCGCTCCCTGCTGATGCGCGCGCTGGGCAGTGGCGACCACGTCGAACCCGACCTCTCCATCCGTGAGGTCCGGGCCGGCGACCGCTACCTGATCTGCTCCGACGGGCTCTCCGGCGTCGTCTCCCACCAGACGATGGAGGAGACGCTCGCCAGCTACCAGGGCCCGCAGGAGACCATCCAGGACCTGATCCAGCTCGCCCTGCGCGGCGGCGGACCGGACAACATCACCTGCATCGTCGCCGATGTCTTCGACGTCGACAGCAACGACACCCTGGCCGGGCAGCTCAACGACACCCCGGTCGTCGTCGGCGCGGTCGCCGAGAACCAGGCGGCCCAGCTGAACGACGGCGGCGCGATGCAGACGCCCGCGGGCCGCGCGGCCGGCCTCGGCCGTCCCGTACCGCCGCCCTCGGGCAGCTTCGGCCCGCCCGGCAGCGGCGACGACTCCGACTACGGCGACCTGCCCGAGGGGTCCTTCGGGTCCTACTCCGACGACGACTTCGTCAAGCGCGGCGGCCGCAAGTGGCTCAAGCGGTCCCTGTACACGGTGCTCGCGCTGGCCGTCGTCGGCGGCGGTCTGTACGGCGGTTACCGCTGGACCCAGACCCAGTTCTACGTCGGCGCCAAGAACGACAACGTCGCGCTGTACCGGGGCATCAGCCAGGACCTCGGCTGGCTGTCGCTCTCGAAGATCGAGACCGACCATCCCGAGATCGAACTCAAGTACCTCCCCGCCTACCAGCGCAAGAAGGTCGAGGCGACGATCGCCGAGGGCAGCCTCGCCGACGCCCGCGAGAAGATCACCGAACTCTCCACCCAGGCGTCCGCCTGCAAGAAGGACGAGCAGCGCCGCGCGGCGGAGAAAGCACACGGCGACGAGGGCCAGGCGCAGGGCACGGACGGCGATGCCACCAAGGCGTCGAAGTCCGACAAGAAATCCGGTGGCGACACCAAGTCCGAGCAGACTTCCACGACTCCCACTCCTGGGCCCAGCCTCTCGGAGGAAGAGAAGAAGCTGGTCCCGCAGTGCGGTAAGAAGTAG
- a CDS encoding FtsW/RodA/SpoVE family cell cycle protein — MSVVTNTTTIGAIDAPSRRNTELMMMVFAIAISVFAYANVGLALDGKLPSGMFGYGAGLILLGGVAHLVVRKFAPYADPLLLPLATLLNGLGLVLIWRLDQSPKLIRDAESAFGVFTPSAPRQLMYSAVGVALFVGVLLLLKDHRILQRYTYISMAAALFLLILPMFFPAKFGARIWINIAGFSIQPGEFAKIIIAIFFAGYLMVKRDALALASRRFMGLYLPRGRDLGPILVIWALSILILVFETDLGTSLLFFGLFVIMLYVATERTSWIVFGLLMSAAGAVGVATFEPHVEARVTAWQDPFKCFTTDGACEQIGNAIMSFGSGGTLGSGWGQGHSDLIGFAANADFILATVGDELGLAGMMAVLLVYGLIVERGIRTALAARDPFGKLLAVGLSGAFAIQVFVVAGGVMGLIPLTGMTMPFLAAGGSSVIANWALIGILIRISDTARRPAPAPAPSTDAEMTQVVRP; from the coding sequence ATGAGCGTTGTCACCAACACGACCACGATCGGCGCGATCGACGCGCCGAGCAGGCGCAACACCGAACTGATGATGATGGTCTTCGCCATCGCCATCTCGGTGTTCGCCTACGCCAACGTGGGCCTGGCCCTGGACGGCAAGCTGCCGTCCGGCATGTTCGGCTACGGAGCGGGGCTCATCCTGCTCGGCGGTGTGGCCCATCTCGTGGTGCGGAAGTTCGCCCCGTACGCGGACCCGCTGCTGCTGCCGCTGGCCACGCTGCTGAACGGGCTGGGGCTGGTGCTGATCTGGCGGCTGGACCAGTCGCCGAAGCTGATCAGGGACGCGGAGAGCGCATTCGGGGTGTTCACCCCGTCCGCCCCCCGGCAGCTGATGTACTCGGCGGTCGGTGTGGCGCTGTTCGTCGGTGTGCTGCTGCTGCTGAAGGACCACCGCATCCTGCAGCGCTACACGTACATCTCGATGGCGGCCGCGCTGTTCCTGCTGATCCTGCCGATGTTCTTCCCCGCCAAGTTCGGCGCGAGGATCTGGATCAACATCGCCGGCTTCTCCATCCAGCCCGGAGAGTTCGCGAAAATCATCATCGCGATCTTCTTCGCCGGGTATCTCATGGTCAAACGTGACGCGCTGGCCTTGGCCAGCCGCCGCTTCATGGGTCTGTACCTGCCGCGTGGACGGGACCTGGGCCCCATCCTCGTCATCTGGGCGCTGTCGATCCTGATCCTGGTCTTCGAGACCGACCTCGGAACGTCCCTGCTGTTCTTCGGCCTCTTCGTGATCATGCTGTACGTCGCCACCGAGCGGACCAGCTGGATCGTCTTCGGCCTCCTGATGTCCGCGGCAGGTGCCGTGGGCGTCGCGACGTTCGAACCTCACGTCGAAGCCCGAGTGACGGCCTGGCAGGACCCCTTCAAGTGCTTCACGACGGACGGCGCCTGCGAGCAGATCGGCAACGCCATCATGTCGTTCGGGTCGGGCGGCACGCTCGGCTCCGGCTGGGGCCAGGGCCACTCCGACCTGATCGGCTTCGCCGCCAACGCGGACTTCATCCTCGCCACCGTCGGCGACGAGCTCGGACTCGCCGGGATGATGGCCGTCCTGCTGGTCTACGGCCTCATCGTCGAACGCGGTATCCGTACGGCCCTCGCCGCCCGCGACCCGTTCGGCAAGCTCCTCGCGGTCGGCCTCTCCGGTGCCTTCGCCATCCAGGTCTTCGTCGTCGCCGGCGGTGTCATGGGCCTCATCCCGCTCACCGGTATGACGATGCCGTTCCTCGCGGCCGGCGGTTCGTCCGTGATCGCCAACTGGGCCCTCATCGGCATCCTCATCCGCATCAGCGACACCGCCCGGCGCCCCGCGCCCGCGCCCGCACCCTCGACCGACGCCGAGATGACCCAGGTGGTCCGCCCGTGA
- a CDS encoding penicillin-binding transpeptidase domain-containing protein: MNKPLRRIAIFCGVLIFALLARTNYLQYVKADALNTRDENRRVRIERYAHERGNIIVDGKSVTGSTETKGSDFKYKRVWKDGPMWAPVTGYSSQAFDASQLEKLEDGILTGNDDQLFFNRTMSMFTGDKEQGGNVVTTLNGAAQKAAFEGLGKKKGAVAALDPQTGAILALASTPSYDPSVFAGNGKSDTEAWQALLKDKDKPMLNRALRETYPPGSTFKVVTAAAALENGLYTDIDEDTKSPLPWRLPQTSQDLPNEGSIPCKNASLRKALRYSCNTVFGKISDDLGNQKMIDEAAKFGFNKEIFTPVRADASVYPEDNRPQNAMAGIGQASNRATPLQMAMVASAVANDGKLMQPYMVAERKAPNLDVIYTHEKEEFSRPLSAENAQKLQGMMETVVKEGTGTNAQIPNVTVGGKTGTAQHGLKNSENPYAWFISYAKTDSGSPVAVAVVVEDSDATRDDISGGGLAAPIAKAVMKAVIDSEK, encoded by the coding sequence GTGAACAAGCCCCTGCGCCGGATCGCGATCTTCTGCGGCGTCCTGATCTTCGCCCTGCTCGCGCGGACCAACTACCTCCAGTACGTGAAGGCCGACGCCCTCAACACCCGCGACGAGAACCGCCGCGTCCGCATCGAGCGGTACGCCCACGAGCGCGGCAACATCATCGTCGACGGCAAGTCGGTCACCGGATCCACGGAGACCAAGGGCAGCGACTTCAAGTACAAGCGGGTCTGGAAGGACGGCCCCATGTGGGCGCCCGTCACCGGCTACTCCTCGCAGGCCTTCGACGCCTCGCAGCTCGAGAAGCTCGAGGACGGCATCCTCACCGGCAATGACGACCAGCTGTTCTTCAACCGCACGATGTCGATGTTCACCGGCGACAAGGAGCAGGGCGGGAACGTCGTCACCACGCTCAACGGCGCCGCCCAGAAGGCCGCCTTCGAGGGCCTCGGCAAGAAGAAGGGCGCCGTCGCCGCTCTCGACCCGCAGACCGGCGCCATCCTGGCGCTCGCCAGCACTCCTTCGTACGACCCTTCCGTCTTCGCGGGCAATGGCAAGTCCGACACCGAGGCCTGGCAGGCCCTGTTGAAGGACAAGGACAAGCCCATGCTCAACCGGGCGCTGCGCGAGACCTACCCGCCCGGCTCGACGTTCAAGGTCGTCACCGCGGCCGCCGCGCTGGAGAACGGGCTCTACACGGACATCGACGAGGACACGAAGTCGCCGCTGCCCTGGCGTCTGCCGCAGACGAGCCAGGACCTGCCCAACGAGGGCAGCATCCCGTGCAAGAACGCCTCGCTCCGCAAGGCGCTGCGCTACTCCTGCAACACCGTCTTCGGCAAGATCAGCGATGACCTGGGCAACCAGAAGATGATCGACGAGGCCGCCAAGTTCGGCTTCAACAAGGAGATCTTCACCCCGGTCCGCGCGGACGCCAGCGTGTACCCCGAGGACAACCGGCCGCAGAACGCCATGGCGGGCATCGGCCAGGCGTCCAACCGCGCCACCCCGCTCCAGATGGCGATGGTCGCCTCCGCCGTCGCCAACGACGGCAAGCTGATGCAGCCGTACATGGTCGCCGAGCGCAAGGCGCCCAACCTGGACGTGATCTACACGCACGAGAAGGAAGAGTTCAGCCGGCCCCTCTCGGCGGAGAACGCCCAGAAGCTCCAGGGAATGATGGAGACCGTCGTCAAGGAGGGCACCGGCACCAACGCCCAGATCCCGAACGTCACGGTCGGCGGCAAGACCGGCACCGCCCAGCACGGTCTGAAGAACAGCGAGAACCCGTACGCGTGGTTCATCTCGTACGCGAAGACCGACAGCGGTTCCCCGGTGGCCGTGGCCGTCGTCGTCGAGGACAGCGACGCCACCCGCGACGACATCTCCGGTGGCGGCCTGGCCGCCCCGATCGCGAAGGCGGTCATGAAGGCGGTCATCGACAGCGAGAAGTGA
- the pknB gene encoding Stk1 family PASTA domain-containing Ser/Thr kinase produces the protein MEEPRRLGGRYELGSVLGRGGMAEVYLAHDTRLGRTVAVKTLRADLARDPSFQARFRREAQSAASLNHPAIVAVYDTGEDYVDGVSIPYIVMEYVDGSTLRELLHSGRRLLPERTLEMTVGILQALEYSHRAGIVHRDIKPANVMLTRTGQVKVMDFGIARAMGDSGMTMTQTAAVIGTAQYLSPEQAKGEQVDARSDLYSTGCLLYELLTVRPPFIGDSPVAVAYQHVREEPQPPSNFDPEITPAMDAIVLKALTKDPDYRYQSADEMRADIEACLDGQPVAATAAMGAAGYGGYGGGYDSDQPTTALRATDQNGEQTSMLPPVNPDDGGYGYDDRPDRRRQKKSNTSTILLVVAGILVLIGAILIGKAVFGGDGADKGAFDVPNMVGLTVKDAQKLADNADVKLEVGPKEECKDQPKNKICRQTPTAKEQMKEQETITVFVSSGPPKVEVPDVTEKSEDSAREALEKRGFTVTVTSVESDQAEPGTVLEQSPKGDTKAEENSEVKLKVATEKLLTMPPVTDRSYEDAVSQLTGNGFKNIGRSDVDSDKPAGTVVEQTPAANEKVGKDTSIILKVSKGPAEPEKVTVPGDLVNKTYQDAKAQLEGMGLVVALAPGSVDKPDAKVVMSTPMPNQEVEKGGTVTLNTIDSGGNIFGGPNGGRGH, from the coding sequence ATGGAAGAGCCGCGTCGCCTCGGCGGCCGGTACGAGCTGGGCTCGGTGCTCGGCCGTGGTGGCATGGCCGAGGTCTACCTCGCCCACGACACCCGGCTCGGCCGCACCGTGGCTGTGAAGACGCTCCGGGCGGACCTCGCCCGCGACCCGTCCTTCCAGGCCCGGTTCCGCCGTGAGGCCCAGTCCGCCGCCTCGCTCAACCATCCGGCGATCGTCGCGGTGTACGACACCGGCGAGGACTACGTCGACGGGGTCTCCATCCCGTACATCGTCATGGAGTACGTCGACGGCTCGACGCTCCGCGAGCTGCTGCACTCGGGGCGCAGACTGCTGCCCGAGCGCACGCTCGAAATGACGGTGGGCATCCTCCAGGCGCTGGAGTACTCGCACCGCGCGGGCATCGTCCACCGGGACATCAAGCCGGCCAACGTCATGCTGACCCGGACCGGACAGGTCAAGGTCATGGACTTCGGCATCGCCCGCGCCATGGGCGACTCCGGCATGACGATGACCCAGACCGCGGCCGTCATCGGCACCGCCCAGTACCTCTCCCCGGAGCAGGCCAAGGGCGAACAGGTCGACGCACGGTCGGACCTGTACTCGACCGGCTGTCTGCTCTACGAGCTGCTGACGGTCCGGCCGCCGTTCATCGGGGACTCCCCGGTCGCGGTTGCCTACCAGCACGTACGGGAAGAGCCGCAGCCGCCGAGCAACTTCGACCCCGAGATCACGCCCGCCATGGACGCGATCGTGCTGAAGGCCCTCACCAAGGACCCCGACTACCGCTACCAGTCGGCCGACGAGATGCGCGCCGACATCGAGGCGTGCCTCGACGGTCAGCCGGTCGCCGCCACGGCCGCGATGGGCGCGGCGGGTTACGGGGGCTACGGCGGCGGGTACGACAGCGACCAGCCCACCACCGCGCTGCGCGCCACCGACCAGAACGGCGAGCAGACGTCGATGCTGCCGCCGGTCAATCCGGACGACGGCGGCTACGGCTACGACGACCGCCCGGACCGCCGCAGGCAGAAGAAGAGCAACACCTCGACGATCCTGCTGGTCGTCGCGGGCATCCTGGTGCTGATCGGCGCGATCCTCATCGGCAAGGCCGTCTTCGGCGGAGACGGCGCCGACAAGGGCGCGTTCGACGTGCCCAACATGGTCGGTCTCACGGTCAAGGACGCTCAGAAGCTCGCCGACAACGCGGACGTGAAGCTCGAGGTCGGTCCGAAGGAAGAGTGCAAGGACCAGCCCAAGAACAAGATCTGCCGCCAGACGCCGACGGCCAAGGAGCAGATGAAGGAGCAGGAGACCATCACGGTCTTCGTCTCCAGCGGTCCGCCGAAGGTCGAGGTCCCCGACGTCACGGAGAAGTCCGAGGACAGCGCCCGCGAGGCCCTGGAGAAGAGGGGCTTCACGGTCACCGTCACCTCGGTCGAGTCCGACCAGGCCGAACCGGGCACCGTCCTGGAGCAGTCCCCCAAGGGCGACACGAAGGCCGAGGAGAACTCCGAGGTCAAGCTCAAGGTCGCCACGGAGAAGCTGCTCACCATGCCGCCGGTGACGGACCGCTCGTATGAGGACGCGGTGTCCCAGCTGACCGGAAACGGCTTCAAGAACATCGGCCGCAGCGACGTCGACTCCGACAAGCCCGCCGGCACGGTGGTCGAGCAGACCCCCGCCGCCAACGAGAAGGTCGGCAAGGACACGTCGATCATCCTCAAGGTCTCCAAGGGTCCGGCCGAGCCGGAGAAGGTGACCGTCCCGGGTGACCTGGTCAACAAGACCTACCAGGACGCGAAGGCGCAGCTGGAGGGCATGGGCCTGGTGGTCGCGCTCGCGCCCGGTTCGGTCGACAAGCCGGACGCCAAGGTGGTCATGAGCACCCCGATGCCCAACCAGGAGGTGGAGAAGGGTGGCACCGTCACCCTGAACACCATCGACAGTGGCGGCAACATCTTCGGCGGACCGAACGGCGGAAGGGGTCACTGA
- a CDS encoding class E sortase, which yields MTATTEDHERTDESAPPARKGGRHPLATAVSVFGELLITAGLVLGLFVVYSLWWTNVLADREAAKQGNTVRDRWADGPGALDTKDGIGFLHVPSMKNGEVLVKKGTDTETLNDGVAGYYTDPVKSALPSDKEGNFTLAAHRDGHGAKFHNIDKVRTGDAIVFETKDTWYVYKVFNELPETSKYNVDVLGPVPKGSGVKKAGRYITLTTCTPVYTSKYRYIVWGELVRTEKVDRARTRPAELR from the coding sequence ATGACAGCGACGACCGAGGACCACGAGCGGACCGACGAGTCCGCGCCCCCCGCGCGGAAGGGCGGCCGTCATCCCCTCGCGACCGCCGTCAGTGTCTTCGGTGAACTCCTCATCACCGCAGGTCTGGTGCTCGGGCTCTTCGTCGTCTACTCCCTGTGGTGGACGAACGTGCTCGCCGACCGCGAGGCCGCCAAACAGGGCAACACCGTCCGCGACCGCTGGGCGGACGGCCCCGGCGCGCTGGACACCAAGGACGGCATCGGCTTCCTCCACGTCCCGTCGATGAAGAACGGCGAGGTGCTCGTCAAGAAGGGCACCGACACCGAAACGCTCAACGACGGCGTCGCCGGCTACTACACCGATCCGGTGAAATCCGCGCTCCCCTCCGACAAGGAGGGCAACTTCACGCTGGCCGCCCACCGGGACGGCCACGGGGCGAAGTTCCACAACATCGACAAGGTGCGGACCGGGGACGCGATCGTCTTCGAGACGAAGGACACCTGGTACGTCTACAAGGTCTTCAACGAGCTCCCGGAGACGTCCAAGTACAACGTCGACGTGCTGGGCCCCGTCCCGAAGGGCTCCGGCGTGAAGAAGGCCGGCCGCTACATCACGCTCACGACCTGCACCCCGGTCTACACGTCGAAGTACCGCTACATCGTGTGGGGCGAGCTGGTCCGTACGGAGAAGGTCGACCGCGCCCGCACGCGGCCGGCGGAGCTGCGCTGA
- a CDS encoding class E sortase — MTPPRHGAGAGQDDPHDPRAYEDPGAFEAAVHRLSDPLNDPLPEPEPVPPPQQEPYVPQGPQQAPQEWYDPEGYQRDWYGHQEPVQQPLAASEAPADEAVEPATEVFGRIEGDDPAVPAPRPEAESADEPDGGDMPPAAAPPPPPTGGRAERRRAAKGRGRRRPAPRPAPPGSAAAPAKPMTRMEARRAAKAAKDSPAVVISRGIGELFITLGVLMLLFVTYQLWWTNVRADQIAGRETHKIQDDWAKGTPKQEAFEPGQGFAIIHIPKLDVVTPIAEGTSKEKVLDRGMVGHYSDKPLRTAMPSDKQGNFALAGHRNTHGEPFRYINRLKPGDPIVVETREAYYTYEMTSVLPQTSPSNVSVIDPVPKQSGFTEPGRYITLTTCTPEFTSTYRLIVWGKMVDERPRSKGKPDVLVD, encoded by the coding sequence GTGACCCCACCCCGCCACGGAGCCGGGGCCGGGCAGGACGACCCGCACGATCCGCGGGCGTACGAGGACCCGGGCGCGTTCGAGGCGGCGGTCCACCGGCTCTCGGACCCGTTGAACGACCCGCTGCCGGAGCCGGAGCCCGTACCCCCGCCGCAACAGGAGCCGTACGTCCCCCAGGGCCCCCAGCAGGCCCCGCAGGAGTGGTACGACCCCGAGGGATACCAACGGGACTGGTACGGCCACCAGGAGCCCGTACAGCAGCCCCTGGCGGCCTCGGAGGCCCCGGCCGACGAGGCCGTGGAGCCGGCCACCGAGGTGTTCGGGCGAATAGAGGGGGACGATCCGGCCGTGCCGGCCCCCCGCCCGGAGGCGGAGAGCGCCGACGAGCCGGACGGCGGCGACATGCCCCCGGCGGCCGCGCCGCCCCCGCCGCCCACCGGCGGCCGTGCCGAGCGCAGGCGCGCCGCCAAGGGGCGTGGCCGGCGGCGTCCCGCGCCGCGGCCGGCTCCCCCCGGGAGCGCGGCTGCCCCCGCGAAGCCCATGACGCGCATGGAGGCGCGCCGGGCGGCCAAGGCCGCCAAGGACAGCCCAGCGGTCGTCATCAGCCGCGGCATCGGCGAACTCTTCATCACCCTCGGCGTCCTGATGCTGCTCTTCGTCACCTACCAGCTCTGGTGGACGAACGTGCGCGCCGACCAGATCGCCGGCCGGGAGACCCACAAGATCCAGGACGACTGGGCCAAGGGCACCCCGAAGCAGGAGGCGTTCGAGCCGGGGCAGGGCTTCGCCATCATCCACATCCCCAAGCTGGACGTCGTCACGCCGATCGCCGAGGGCACCAGCAAGGAGAAGGTCCTCGACCGCGGCATGGTCGGCCACTACAGCGACAAACCGCTGCGCACGGCGATGCCCTCCGACAAGCAGGGCAACTTCGCGCTGGCCGGCCACCGCAACACGCACGGCGAGCCGTTCCGCTACATCAACCGGCTGAAGCCCGGCGACCCGATCGTGGTCGAGACCCGGGAGGCGTACTACACGTACGAGATGACGAGCGTCCTGCCGCAGACATCGCCCTCCAACGTCTCCGTGATCGACCCGGTGCCGAAGCAGTCCGGGTTCACCGAGCCCGGCCGGTACATCACGTTGACGACGTGTACGCCCGAATTCACGAGTACGTACCGTTTGATCGTCTGGGGCAAGATGGTCGACGAACGGCCGCGCAGCAAGGGGAAGCCCGACGTGCTCGTGGACTGA
- a CDS encoding aminodeoxychorismate/anthranilate synthase component II, whose protein sequence is MSARILVVDNYDSFVFNLVQYLYQLGAECEVLRNDEVTTAHAQDGFDGVLLSPGPGTPEHAGVCIDMVRHCAATGVPVFGVCLGMQSMAVAYGGVVGRAPELLHGKTSPVLHEGTGVFAGLPSPFTATRYHSLAAEPDTVPDELEVTARTADGIIMGLRHRELAVEGVQFHPESVLTEHGHLMLANWLVCCGDTGAVERSAGLAPVVGKAVA, encoded by the coding sequence ATGAGCGCCCGCATCCTGGTCGTCGACAACTACGACAGCTTCGTCTTCAACCTCGTCCAGTACCTCTACCAGCTGGGCGCCGAGTGCGAGGTGCTGCGCAACGACGAGGTGACCACGGCCCACGCCCAGGACGGCTTCGACGGCGTCCTGCTCTCCCCCGGCCCCGGCACCCCGGAGCACGCGGGCGTCTGCATCGACATGGTGCGGCACTGCGCGGCGACCGGCGTCCCGGTCTTCGGGGTCTGCCTGGGCATGCAGTCCATGGCGGTGGCGTACGGCGGTGTCGTGGGCCGCGCGCCCGAGCTGCTGCACGGCAAGACGTCCCCGGTGCTCCACGAGGGCACCGGCGTGTTCGCCGGCCTGCCCTCGCCGTTCACCGCGACCCGCTACCACTCGCTCGCCGCCGAACCGGACACGGTGCCCGACGAGCTGGAGGTCACCGCGCGGACCGCCGACGGCATCATCATGGGCCTGCGCCACCGGGAGCTGGCCGTCGAGGGTGTGCAGTTCCACCCGGAGTCGGTGCTCACCGAGCACGGCCATCTGATGCTGGCCAACTGGCTGGTGTGCTGCGGGGACACCGGAGCCGTCGAAAGGTCGGCGGGGCTCGCTCCGGTGGTGGGCAAGGCCGTCGCGTGA